The DNA window TCCGTTGTTCCCCCAATTTGTACCCCATTGATTTTGTACTTTAAACGCTTGTTTTGCATCGTCATATCCTATTACGGCAATTGCATGTCCTCCTCGGACATTACCTGAATGTGACTTCCATATCCATCCGTTTGATGAACTTAAATGATCAAAGCTGTAATCTACTGTAACTGCGATAACTATGGGTAAATTCATACTTAAAAGCGTTTTTACGTTGCTTATATCCGTATTGTCGACGGTTGCCCAGGTAGTAAATTTATGACTACTAGCTGCATTTTTTTGGGAAGTATTAGGCTGAGTAGAGCAACCTGTATCCGTGTAAGGCATTTCACTCCAGCTGCAAACTCCCTGATTTTTAATTAAGTTTAAACCATCACTAACATAAGCACCTGCATCACAAGAACCAAGTTTGATCTGGTTGTAAACATATTCAGGGCTTCTTTTTGCAGTAACTCCTTTAAAATTGGATTCTAAACCACTGGTTGTGGTATACGCGGTCGCCCATGCAACACATGATCCTTCACCGCCCTGATCACCAATTGCTGGCAAACCGGGAATAAAATAACTGGATGCTAAAGCATTTTTAGCAGTTGATTCACTTTTTCCCTTTAATTTCAGCGTAAGTTCATTGATGTTTACTTTTGCAAAATTTCTGTAGATAGATTGATCTATAAGCCGTGCCCCCAATGCGTAGTTTTTTTGAACTTCAGTAGAGGTGGTGTTTTGATCGTCATCTGTTTTTGCGCATGATGTAACAGATAGCATTCCTATCGCTATCATTACGAGTTTAAAATTTTTCATTGATTAATATTTAAAAATGGTTCTGTGAATGTATAAATTATTTTCACATATCAATGAATTATTTAATGCAATTGAGTGTATTTATTGAATTAAATTTATTATTTAATAATATTTCCTTTTTTTTATTCATTTTCATTTAATTTATTTTGTTTTTTTATCATTTATTATATTTTTTTTATCATTTAGCACATTACTTATGTTTTTGGATAAGGGTTATTAAAATTATATTTAAATAATTTATATTTTATTAATTAATTTATTTAAAATAATATATTTAATGTAAATTTTATTTGGTTTATTTTTATTATAATTTGAATTTTGTTAGGTATTTGACATATTATGAGTGAAAAAAATGTGCTTTAAGTAATGATTTTATTTA is part of the Chryseobacterium paludis genome and encodes:
- a CDS encoding C1 family peptidase; the encoded protein is MKNFKLVMIAIGMLSVTSCAKTDDDQNTTSTEVQKNYALGARLIDQSIYRNFAKVNINELTLKLKGKSESTAKNALASSYFIPGLPAIGDQGGEGSCVAWATAYTTTSGLESNFKGVTAKRSPEYVYNQIKLGSCDAGAYVSDGLNLIKNQGVCSWSEMPYTDTGCSTQPNTSQKNAASSHKFTTWATVDNTDISNVKTLLSMNLPIVIAVTVDYSFDHLSSSNGWIWKSHSGNVRGGHAIAVIGYDDAKQAFKVQNQWGTNWGNNGYFWIDYSFFAKANNGAINECYVAYVQ